In Streptomyces capitiformicae, one genomic interval encodes:
- a CDS encoding serine hydroxymethyltransferase, with protein MSVTPVLEADVLRRQDPELADILLAELDRQSTTLQLIAAENFTSPAVLAALGSPLANKYAEGYPGARHHGGCEIVDVAERLAVERAKALFGADHANVQSHSGSSAVLAAYAALLRPGDTVLAMGLHFGGHLTHGSPANFSGRWFDFVGYGVEAESGLIDHEQVRTLARTRRPKAIVCGSIAYPRHIDYAFFRDVADEVGAYLIADAAHPIGLVAGGAAPSPVPYADVVCATTHKVLRGPRGGMLLCGSELAERVDRAVFPFTQGGAQMHTIAAKAVAFGEAATPAFTAYAHQVVANARVLGEGLAREGLVVITGGTDTHLLTVDPAPLGVDGRTARGRLAAAGIVLDCCALPHGDARGLRLGTAALTTQGMGEAEMSQLAAVFAGVLRDGPDTRKAREEVRDLAGRFPPYPR; from the coding sequence ATGTCGGTCACCCCTGTCCTAGAGGCCGATGTCCTGCGGCGGCAGGACCCCGAGCTGGCTGACATCCTGCTCGCTGAGTTGGATCGGCAGTCGACGACGCTCCAGCTCATCGCCGCTGAGAACTTCACCTCGCCGGCCGTGCTGGCCGCACTCGGGTCGCCGCTGGCGAACAAGTACGCCGAGGGCTATCCGGGCGCTCGGCACCACGGTGGCTGCGAGATCGTCGACGTCGCCGAGCGGCTGGCCGTGGAGCGGGCCAAGGCGCTGTTCGGCGCCGATCACGCCAACGTGCAGTCGCACTCGGGGTCTTCGGCGGTGCTCGCCGCGTACGCCGCCCTGCTGCGCCCCGGTGACACGGTGCTGGCGATGGGGCTGCACTTCGGCGGCCATCTCACGCACGGGTCGCCCGCGAACTTCTCCGGCCGCTGGTTCGACTTCGTCGGCTACGGCGTCGAGGCCGAGTCGGGGCTCATCGACCACGAGCAGGTCCGCACCCTGGCCCGTACCCGCCGCCCCAAGGCCATCGTGTGCGGGTCGATCGCCTATCCGCGCCACATCGACTACGCGTTCTTCAGGGACGTCGCGGACGAGGTCGGGGCCTACCTCATCGCCGACGCCGCCCACCCCATCGGGCTCGTCGCCGGGGGCGCGGCGCCCAGCCCGGTGCCGTACGCCGATGTGGTCTGCGCCACCACCCACAAGGTGCTGCGCGGTCCGCGCGGCGGGATGCTGCTGTGCGGGAGCGAGCTGGCCGAGCGCGTCGACCGGGCGGTGTTCCCGTTCACGCAGGGCGGCGCGCAGATGCACACCATCGCCGCGAAGGCCGTCGCGTTCGGGGAGGCGGCAACACCGGCGTTCACCGCGTACGCCCATCAGGTGGTCGCCAACGCGCGCGTGCTGGGGGAGGGGCTGGCCAGGGAGGGCCTCGTCGTCATCACCGGTGGCACCGACACCCATCTGCTCACCGTCGATCCCGCGCCACTCGGCGTCGACGGCCGAACCGCCCGCGGCCGGCTCGCCGCCGCGGGAATCGTGCTGGACTGCTGCGCGCTGCCGCACGGTGACGCCCGCGGACTGCGGCTCGGCACGGCCGCGCTGACCACACAGGGCATGGGCGAGGCGGAGATGTCCCAGCTCGCAGCGGTGTTCGCAGGGGTCCTGCGGGACGGCCCGGACACGCGGAAGGCGCGTGAAGAAGTGCGGGATCTCGCCGGAAGATTTCCGCCGTATCCGCGCTGA
- the atpA gene encoding F0F1 ATP synthase subunit alpha, whose translation MAELTIRPEEIRDALENFVQSYKPDAASREEVGTVTLAGDGIAKVEGLPSAMANELLKFEDGTLGLALNLEEREIGAIVLGEFSGIEEGQPVTRTGEVLSVAVGEGYLGRVVDPLGNPIDGLGEIETSGRRALELQAPGVMARKSVHEPMETGYKAVDAMTPIGRGQRQLIIGDRQTGKTALAVDTIINQRDNWRSGDPKKQVRCVYVAIGQKGSTIASVRRALEENGALEYTTIVAAPASDPAGFKYLAPYTGSAIGQQWMYEGKHVLIIFDDLSKQADAYRAVSLLLRRPPGREAYPGDVFYLHSRLLERCAKLSDDMGAGSMTGLPIVETKANDVSAFIPTNVISITDGQCFLESDLFNAGQRPALNVGISVSRVGGSAQHKAMKQVSGRLRVDLAQFRELEAFAAFGSDLDAASKAQLERGQRMVELLKQAQYEPMSTEDQVVSVWAGTTGKMDDVPVADIRRFEKELLEYLHRKEQGLMTSIKEGGKLSDDTLTAVADAIADFKKQFETADGKLLGEDAPATVNVSK comes from the coding sequence ATGGCGGAGCTCACGATCCGGCCGGAGGAGATCCGGGACGCGCTGGAGAACTTCGTCCAGTCGTACAAGCCGGACGCGGCCTCGCGCGAGGAGGTCGGTACGGTCACCCTTGCCGGCGACGGCATCGCGAAGGTCGAGGGTCTGCCCTCGGCCATGGCCAACGAACTGCTGAAGTTCGAGGACGGCACCCTCGGCCTCGCGCTCAACCTGGAAGAGCGCGAGATCGGCGCCATCGTCCTCGGTGAGTTCAGCGGCATCGAGGAGGGTCAGCCGGTCACCCGTACCGGCGAGGTCCTGTCGGTCGCCGTGGGCGAGGGCTACCTCGGCCGCGTCGTCGACCCTCTCGGCAACCCGATCGACGGCCTCGGCGAGATCGAGACGTCCGGCCGCCGCGCCCTCGAGCTGCAGGCCCCGGGCGTCATGGCCCGTAAGTCGGTGCACGAGCCGATGGAGACCGGCTACAAGGCCGTCGACGCGATGACGCCGATCGGCCGTGGTCAGCGTCAGCTGATCATCGGTGACCGCCAGACCGGCAAGACCGCCCTGGCCGTCGACACGATCATCAACCAGCGCGACAACTGGCGCTCCGGCGACCCGAAGAAGCAGGTTCGCTGCGTCTACGTCGCCATCGGCCAGAAGGGCTCGACCATCGCGTCGGTCCGCCGCGCGCTGGAGGAGAACGGCGCGCTCGAGTACACGACCATCGTCGCCGCCCCGGCGTCCGACCCGGCCGGCTTCAAGTACCTGGCGCCGTACACCGGTTCGGCCATCGGCCAGCAGTGGATGTACGAGGGCAAGCACGTCCTCATCATCTTCGACGACCTCTCGAAGCAGGCCGACGCCTACCGCGCCGTGTCCCTGCTGCTGCGCCGCCCGCCGGGCCGCGAGGCCTACCCGGGTGACGTCTTCTACCTGCACTCCCGTCTGCTGGAGCGCTGCGCGAAGCTCTCCGACGACATGGGCGCGGGCTCGATGACCGGTCTGCCGATCGTCGAGACCAAGGCCAACGACGTCTCGGCGTTCATCCCGACCAACGTCATCTCCATCACCGACGGCCAGTGCTTCCTGGAGTCGGACCTCTTCAACGCCGGTCAGCGTCCCGCGCTGAACGTCGGTATCTCCGTCTCCCGAGTCGGTGGTTCCGCCCAGCACAAGGCGATGAAGCAGGTCTCCGGCCGTCTGCGCGTGGACCTCGCCCAGTTCCGTGAGCTGGAGGCGTTCGCCGCCTTCGGTTCCGACCTGGACGCCGCGTCCAAGGCCCAGCTGGAGCGCGGCCAGCGCATGGTCGAGCTGCTGAAGCAGGCCCAGTACGAGCCGATGTCCACCGAGGACCAGGTCGTCTCCGTGTGGGCCGGCACCACCGGCAAGATGGACGACGTGCCGGTCGCCGACATCCGCCGCTTCGAGAAGGAGCTCCTGGAGTACCTGCACCGCAAGGAGCAGGGCCTCATGACCTCCATCAAGGAGGGTGGCAAGCTCTCGGACGACACGCTGACCGCTGTCGCCGACGCGATCGCCGACTTCAAGAAGCAGTTCGAGACCGCGGACGGCAAGCTGCTCGGCGAGGACGCTCCGGCGACCGTCAACGTCTCCAAGTGA
- a CDS encoding ATP synthase subunit c family protein, protein MSALQTLAETQIMGNLGSIGYGLAAIGPGVGVGIIFGNGTQALARQPEAAGLIRANQILGFAFCEALALIGLVMPFVYPTS, encoded by the coding sequence ATGTCCGCTCTCCAGACCCTCGCCGAGACTCAGATCATGGGCAACCTTGGCTCCATCGGCTACGGCCTGGCGGCCATCGGCCCTGGCGTCGGCGTCGGCATCATCTTCGGTAACGGCACCCAGGCGCTCGCCCGTCAGCCCGAGGCTGCCGGTCTGATCCGCGCCAACCAGATCCTCGGCTTCGCCTTCTGTGAGGCGCTCGCCCTGATCGGTCTGGTCATGCCGTTCGTCTACCCGACCTCCTGA
- a CDS encoding F0F1 ATP synthase subunit B, translated as MSHLVHLAAGEAENPLIPPIPELVIGLLAFVIVLGFLAKKLLPNINKVLEERRDSIEGGIQRADDLQQEAQSVLEQYKAQLAEARHEAARLRQEAQEQGAALIAEMRAEGQRQREEIIAAGHTQLDADRKAAASALRQDVGKLATDLAGKLVGESLEDHARQSRVIDRFLDDLEEKAEATR; from the coding sequence ATGAGCCACCTGGTTCACCTCGCGGCTGGGGAGGCCGAAAACCCTCTCATCCCGCCGATCCCAGAGCTCGTCATCGGCCTGCTCGCCTTCGTAATCGTCCTCGGCTTCCTCGCCAAGAAGCTCCTTCCGAACATCAACAAGGTTCTGGAAGAGCGCCGCGACTCCATCGAGGGCGGCATCCAGCGGGCCGATGACCTGCAGCAGGAAGCCCAGAGCGTCCTGGAGCAGTACAAGGCCCAGCTCGCCGAGGCCCGGCACGAGGCCGCGCGGCTGCGCCAGGAGGCGCAGGAGCAGGGTGCCGCGCTCATCGCCGAGATGCGCGCCGAGGGCCAGCGGCAGCGTGAGGAGATCATCGCCGCCGGTCACACGCAGCTGGACGCCGACCGCAAGGCCGCCGCTTCCGCGCTGCGTCAGGACGTGGGCAAGCTCGCCACCGACCTGGCCGGCAAGCTCGTCGGCGAGTCCCTCGAGGACCACGCCCGGCAGAGCCGCGTGATCGACCGCTTCCTCGACGACCTCGAGGAGAAGGCCGAGGCCACGCGATGA
- a CDS encoding F0F1 ATP synthase subunit delta yields the protein MNGASREALAAARERLDALTDSTSVDATSLADELAAVTALLDREVSLRRVLTDPAQAGEAKAELAGRILGGQVSGTTADLVSGMVRSRWSQSRDLVDALEELADLADLTAAQKSGTLDDVEDELFRFGRIVSSNTELRAALTNRAAGASAKGELLRSLLGGRAKATTERLVTRLVTAPRGRSLEAGLESLSKLAAERRDRMVAVVTSAVPLSDTQKQRLGAALAKLYGRPMHLNLDVDPEVLGGIRVQVGDEIINGSIADRLEDASRRLAS from the coding sequence ATGAACGGAGCGAGCCGCGAGGCCCTGGCAGCCGCACGTGAGCGTCTCGACGCGCTGACGGACTCCACGTCCGTGGACGCGACCTCGCTCGCCGACGAGCTGGCCGCCGTCACCGCGCTGCTCGACCGCGAGGTGTCGCTGCGTCGGGTCCTCACCGACCCGGCGCAGGCCGGCGAGGCCAAGGCCGAACTGGCCGGGCGCATCCTCGGCGGCCAGGTCAGCGGGACCACCGCCGACCTGGTGTCCGGCATGGTGCGTTCCCGCTGGTCGCAGTCGCGCGACCTGGTGGACGCGCTGGAGGAGCTGGCGGACCTCGCCGACCTCACCGCCGCGCAGAAGTCGGGCACGCTCGACGACGTCGAGGACGAGCTGTTCCGGTTCGGCCGGATCGTCTCCTCCAACACCGAGCTGCGGGCCGCGCTGACCAACCGTGCCGCCGGCGCCTCCGCCAAGGGCGAGCTGCTGCGCAGCCTGCTCGGCGGCCGTGCCAAGGCCACCACCGAGCGTCTGGTGACGCGCCTTGTGACCGCGCCGCGTGGACGTAGCCTGGAGGCGGGACTCGAGTCCCTGTCCAAGCTCGCCGCCGAGCGTCGGGACCGCATGGTCGCCGTCGTCACCTCGGCCGTCCCGCTGAGCGACACCCAGAAGCAGCGCCTCGGCGCCGCCCTGGCGAAGCTTTACGGCCGGCCGATGCACCTCAACCTCGACGTGGACCCCGAGGTCCTGGGCGGGATCCGGGTGCAGGTGGGCGACGAGATCATCAACGGCTCGATCGCGGACCGACTCGAGGACGCCAGCCGCCGACTGGCGAGCTAG
- a CDS encoding MraY family glycosyltransferase, which produces MREYLLTLCITAAVTYLLTGPVRKFAIVAGAMPEIRARDVHREPTPRLGGIAMFFGLCSGLLVADHLTNLGKVFADSNEPRALLSGAALIWLIGVLDDKFEIDALIKLGGQMIAAGVMVMQGLTILWLPIPGVGIVALTQWQGTLLTVALVVITINAVNFVDGLDGLAAGMVCIASGAFFMYAYRLWYSYGIEAAAPATLFAAVLMGMCLGFLPHNMHPARIFMGDSGSMLIGLVLAAGAISVTGQVDPDVMGLYGSERSTVYAMVPVYIPLLMPLTIIAIPAADLILAIVRRTWRGQSPFAADRGHLHHRLLEVGHSHSRAVLIMYFWSAVIAFGALAYTVNSASMWIVLAIAMLSGVGLFLLLLPRFTPRAPRWAEAFVPPRYRRRKAATPETALQPTPDWTPSLNGATALGARPKDEQPSPAGARR; this is translated from the coding sequence GTGCGTGAATACCTCCTGACGCTCTGCATCACGGCCGCGGTGACGTACCTGCTGACAGGACCGGTACGGAAGTTCGCGATCGTGGCCGGAGCCATGCCGGAGATCCGTGCGCGCGACGTCCACCGCGAACCCACACCCCGCCTCGGCGGCATCGCGATGTTCTTCGGTCTGTGCTCCGGACTGCTGGTCGCCGACCACCTGACCAACCTCGGCAAGGTCTTCGCCGACTCCAACGAACCGCGTGCGCTGCTCTCCGGTGCCGCGCTGATCTGGCTCATCGGCGTCCTGGACGACAAGTTCGAGATCGACGCGCTGATCAAGCTCGGCGGGCAGATGATCGCCGCGGGCGTCATGGTCATGCAGGGTCTGACGATCCTGTGGCTGCCCATCCCGGGTGTCGGCATCGTGGCGCTCACTCAGTGGCAGGGCACGCTGCTGACGGTCGCCCTGGTCGTCATCACCATCAACGCGGTCAACTTCGTCGACGGCCTCGACGGTCTCGCGGCCGGCATGGTCTGCATCGCCTCGGGCGCGTTCTTCATGTACGCCTACCGCCTCTGGTACAGCTACGGCATCGAGGCCGCCGCCCCCGCCACCCTTTTCGCGGCCGTCCTGATGGGCATGTGCCTGGGCTTCCTGCCGCACAACATGCACCCCGCGCGGATCTTCATGGGCGACTCCGGCTCGATGCTGATCGGCCTGGTGCTGGCGGCCGGCGCGATCTCGGTCACGGGGCAGGTCGACCCGGACGTGATGGGCCTGTACGGCTCCGAGCGCAGCACGGTCTACGCGATGGTCCCGGTCTACATCCCGCTGCTGATGCCGCTCACCATCATCGCGATCCCGGCGGCGGACCTGATCCTCGCGATCGTGCGACGCACCTGGCGCGGCCAGTCCCCGTTCGCCGCCGACCGCGGGCATCTGCACCACCGGCTGCTGGAGGTCGGGCACTCGCACAGCCGGGCCGTGCTGATCATGTACTTCTGGTCGGCGGTCATCGCCTTCGGCGCCCTCGCCTACACCGTGAACTCGGCGTCCATGTGGATTGTCCTCGCCATCGCCATGCTCAGCGGCGTCGGTCTCTTCCTGCTCCTGCTGCCCCGCTTCACCCCCCGAGCCCCCCGCTGGGCAGAGGCGTTCGTCCCGCCCCGCTACCGCCGCCGCAAGGCCGCCACCCCGGAGACCGCCCTCCAGCCCACCCCCGACTGGACCCCGTCCCTCAACGGCGCCACCGCACTCGGCGCCCGGCCCAAGGACGAGCAACCCAGCCCGGCGGGTGCACGGCGCTGA
- the prfA gene encoding peptide chain release factor 1, whose amino-acid sequence MFEAVEELVGEHADLEKKLADPSVHADQANARKLNKRYAELTPIVGTYRSWKQTGDDIDTARELAADDPDFAAEVKELEKQREDLTEKLRLLLVPRDPSDDKDVILEIKAGAGGDESALFAGDLLRMYLRYAERVGWKTEIIDATESELGGYKDVQVAVKTKGGQGATEPGQGVWARLKYEGGVHRVQRVPATESQGRIHTSAAGVLVTPEAEEIDVEINPNDLRIDVYRSSGPGGQSVNTTDSAVRITHIPTGVVASCQNEKSQLQNKEQAMRILRSRLLAAAQEEAEKEAADARRSQVRTVDRSEKIRTYNFPENRISDHRVGFKAYNLDQVLDGELDAVIQACVDADSAAKLAAA is encoded by the coding sequence ATGTTCGAGGCGGTCGAGGAACTGGTCGGGGAACACGCCGACCTGGAGAAGAAGCTCGCCGACCCGTCGGTCCACGCGGACCAGGCCAACGCGCGCAAGCTCAACAAGCGCTACGCGGAGCTGACCCCGATCGTCGGCACGTACCGCTCCTGGAAGCAGACCGGCGACGACATCGACACGGCCCGCGAACTGGCCGCCGACGACCCGGACTTCGCCGCCGAGGTCAAGGAGCTGGAGAAGCAGCGCGAGGACCTCACGGAGAAGCTGCGGTTGCTGCTCGTCCCGCGTGACCCCAGCGACGACAAGGACGTCATTCTGGAGATCAAGGCGGGCGCGGGCGGCGACGAGTCGGCCCTCTTCGCCGGGGATCTCCTGCGCATGTATCTCCGGTACGCAGAGCGCGTCGGCTGGAAGACCGAGATCATCGACGCCACCGAGTCCGAGCTGGGAGGCTACAAGGACGTCCAGGTCGCCGTGAAGACCAAGGGCGGCCAGGGCGCCACCGAGCCCGGCCAGGGCGTCTGGGCCAGGTTGAAGTACGAGGGCGGCGTGCACCGCGTGCAGCGCGTCCCGGCCACCGAGTCCCAGGGCCGTATCCACACCTCCGCCGCCGGTGTCCTCGTCACGCCCGAGGCCGAGGAGATCGACGTCGAGATCAACCCCAACGATCTCCGCATCGACGTCTACCGGTCCTCCGGGCCCGGCGGGCAGTCCGTCAACACCACCGACTCCGCCGTGCGCATCACGCACATTCCCACCGGAGTCGTGGCCTCCTGCCAGAACGAGAAGAGCCAGCTGCAGAACAAGGAGCAGGCGATGCGTATCCTGCGCTCCAGGCTGCTCGCCGCGGCGCAGGAGGAAGCGGAGAAGGAGGCCGCCGACGCCCGCCGCAGCCAGGTCCGTACCGTCGACCGCTCCGAGAAGATCCGCACGTACAACTTCCCGGAGAACCGCATCTCGGACCACCGCGTCGGTTTCAAGGCGTACAACCTGGACCAGGTCCTGGACGGCGAACTCGACGCGGTGATCCAGGCCTGCGTCGACGCGGACTCGGCCGCGAAGCTCGCAGCCGCATAA
- the rpmE gene encoding 50S ribosomal protein L31: MKRDIHPEYVETQVSCTCGASFTTRSTIESGTIRAEVCSECHPFYTGKQKILDTGGRVARFEARFGKAAAAKK, from the coding sequence TTGAAGCGCGACATTCACCCCGAGTACGTCGAGACGCAGGTCAGCTGCACCTGCGGCGCGTCGTTCACCACCCGTAGCACGATCGAGAGCGGCACCATCCGTGCCGAGGTCTGCTCCGAGTGCCACCCGTTCTACACGGGCAAGCAGAAGATCCTCGACACCGGTGGCCGCGTGGCCCGCTTCGAGGCCCGCTTCGGCAAGGCTGCCGCTGCCAAGAAGTAG
- a CDS encoding L-threonylcarbamoyladenylate synthase, which produces MARRYDTNDATDRATGLREAASAIRRGELVVLPTDTVYGVGADAFTSEAVADLLEAKGRGRNMPTPVLIGSPNTLHGLVTDFSEMAWELVDAFWPGALTLVAKHQPSLQWDLGDTRGTVAVRMPLHPVAIELLTEVGPMAVSSANLTGHPAPENCDAAEAMLGDSVSVYLDGGPTPGNEPSSIVDVTGKVPVLLRAGALSAEELRKVVPDLEVAN; this is translated from the coding sequence ATGGCACGGCGATACGACACCAACGACGCGACCGACCGCGCCACCGGTCTGCGCGAGGCCGCGTCCGCCATCCGCCGGGGCGAACTCGTGGTGCTGCCGACGGACACCGTGTACGGCGTCGGCGCGGACGCGTTCACGTCGGAAGCCGTGGCCGACCTCCTCGAGGCCAAGGGCCGGGGCCGCAACATGCCCACGCCCGTCCTCATCGGTTCCCCGAACACCCTGCACGGCCTGGTCACCGACTTCTCCGAGATGGCCTGGGAGCTCGTCGACGCGTTCTGGCCGGGCGCGCTGACCCTGGTCGCCAAGCACCAGCCGTCGCTCCAGTGGGACCTCGGCGACACCCGCGGCACGGTCGCCGTACGCATGCCGCTGCACCCCGTCGCCATCGAACTACTCACCGAGGTCGGCCCCATGGCCGTCTCCTCGGCGAACCTGACCGGTCACCCGGCGCCGGAGAACTGCGACGCCGCCGAGGCGATGCTCGGCGACTCCGTCTCGGTCTACCTCGACGGTGGTCCGACCCCCGGCAACGAGCCGTCCTCCATCGTCGACGTCACGGGCAAGGTGCCGGTCCTGCTGCGTGCCGGCGCCCTTTCGGCGGAGGAGCTGCGCAAGGTCGTACCCGACCTCGAGGTGGCGAATTGA
- the prmC gene encoding peptide chain release factor N(5)-glutamine methyltransferase, which translates to MNLLLGEVAQATQRLADAGVPSPRNDAEELAAFVHGVKRGELHTVKDSDFDARYWEVIARREQREPLQHITGRAYFRYLELQVGPGVFVPRPETESVVGWAIDAVRAMDVVEPCIVDLCTGSGAIALALAQEVPRSRVHAVELSEDALRWTRKNMAGSRVDLRQGNALDAFRDLDGQVDLVISNPPYIPLTEWEYVAPEARDYDPELALFSGEDGLDLIRGLERTAHRLLRPGGVVVVEHADTQGGQVPWIFTEERGWADAADHPDLNNRPRFATARKALP; encoded by the coding sequence GTGAACCTGCTGCTCGGGGAGGTGGCCCAGGCCACCCAGCGCCTGGCCGACGCCGGCGTGCCCTCGCCGCGCAACGACGCGGAGGAGCTCGCCGCGTTCGTGCATGGCGTCAAGCGGGGCGAGTTGCACACCGTCAAGGACTCCGACTTCGACGCCCGGTACTGGGAGGTCATCGCGCGTCGTGAACAGCGCGAGCCGCTCCAGCACATCACCGGGCGCGCGTACTTCCGCTACCTCGAACTGCAGGTCGGGCCAGGGGTGTTCGTGCCCCGCCCGGAGACCGAGTCCGTCGTCGGGTGGGCCATAGACGCCGTACGGGCGATGGACGTCGTGGAGCCCTGCATCGTCGATCTGTGCACCGGCTCCGGCGCCATCGCGCTCGCCCTCGCCCAGGAGGTGCCGCGTTCGCGCGTGCACGCCGTGGAACTGTCCGAGGACGCCCTGCGGTGGACCCGCAAGAACATGGCGGGATCCCGGGTCGACCTGCGCCAGGGCAACGCCCTGGACGCCTTCCGTGACCTCGACGGCCAGGTGGACCTGGTCATCTCCAACCCGCCGTACATCCCGCTCACGGAGTGGGAGTACGTGGCGCCGGAGGCCCGCGACTACGATCCCGAACTCGCCCTGTTCTCAGGGGAGGACGGGCTCGACCTGATCCGTGGACTGGAACGCACAGCGCACCGGCTCCTGCGGCCGGGCGGTGTCGTCGTCGTCGAACACGCCGACACCCAGGGCGGCCAGGTGCCGTGGATCTTCACCGAGGAGCGGGGCTGGGCCGACGCGGCCGACCACCCCGACCTCAACAACCGGCCGCGGTTCGCGACCGCCCGCAAGGCGCTGCCCTGA
- the atpB gene encoding F0F1 ATP synthase subunit A, with protein MSADPTQVLAFETDCHLFDGCGFADVAPGLHSFLFEPLLGHQDDAVYFNKTMLLALLGSIIIVGFFWAAFAKPKVVPGKLQMVAEAGYDFIRRGVVYETIGKREGEKYVPLIVSLFFFIWMMNLWSIIPVAQFPVTSIISYPAILAGIVYVLWVSLTFKRHGFVGAWKNFSGYDKSLGAVLPLSMTIEVFSNLIVRPFTHAVRLFANMFAGHTLLLLFTIASWYMLNGIGIAYSAVSFGMVLVMTAFELFIQAVQAYVFVLLTCSFIQGALAEHH; from the coding sequence GTGAGTGCTGACCCGACGCAGGTGCTCGCCTTCGAGACCGACTGCCACCTGTTTGACGGGTGTGGCTTCGCCGATGTCGCTCCGGGCCTGCACTCGTTCCTCTTCGAGCCCCTCCTGGGCCATCAGGACGACGCCGTCTATTTCAACAAGACCATGCTGCTGGCGCTGCTCGGCTCGATCATCATCGTGGGCTTCTTCTGGGCCGCCTTCGCCAAGCCGAAGGTCGTCCCGGGCAAGCTCCAGATGGTGGCCGAGGCGGGTTACGACTTCATCCGGCGCGGTGTCGTCTACGAGACCATCGGCAAGCGGGAGGGCGAGAAGTACGTCCCGCTGATCGTCTCGCTGTTCTTCTTCATCTGGATGATGAACCTCTGGTCGATCATTCCCGTCGCCCAGTTCCCGGTCACCTCGATCATCTCGTACCCCGCGATCCTGGCGGGCATCGTGTACGTCCTCTGGGTGAGCCTCACCTTCAAGCGCCACGGGTTCGTGGGCGCCTGGAAGAACTTCAGCGGTTACGACAAGTCGCTGGGTGCGGTGCTGCCGCTGTCGATGACCATCGAGGTCTTCTCGAACCTCATCGTCCGCCCCTTCACCCACGCCGTACGTCTCTTCGCGAACATGTTCGCGGGCCACACGCTGCTGCTGCTCTTCACGATCGCCAGCTGGTACATGCTCAACGGCATCGGCATCGCCTACTCCGCCGTCTCGTTCGGCATGGTCCTCGTGATGACCGCCTTCGAGCTCTTCATCCAGGCTGTTCAGGCGTACGTCTTCGTACTGCTGACCTGCAGCTTCATCCAGGGCGCTCTCGCCGAGCACCACTGA
- a CDS encoding arsenate reductase/protein-tyrosine-phosphatase family protein gives MTAPDAGRGIWDGEETRTFTGLPRDTFRILHVSTGNVCRSPITERLTRHALADRLGDPLWGGLVVESAGTWGHEGAPMEANAEAVLADFGADASGFTGRELLDEHVIMADLVLTATRDHRAQVISMGHSAGLRTFTLKEFTRLVRAIDPTTLPPLEEGMVVRARALVRAAAALRGWLLAPTAEADEVHDPYGAPLPFFRSVGDEIQQALDPVVTALTGVPARA, from the coding sequence TTGACGGCCCCTGACGCGGGGCGTGGCATATGGGACGGGGAAGAGACGCGGACCTTCACAGGGCTTCCGCGTGACACCTTTCGCATCCTCCACGTCAGCACCGGCAACGTCTGCCGCTCGCCGATCACCGAGCGGTTGACCCGGCATGCCCTCGCGGACCGGCTCGGGGATCCGCTGTGGGGCGGCCTGGTCGTCGAGAGCGCGGGGACCTGGGGGCACGAGGGGGCGCCCATGGAGGCGAACGCGGAGGCGGTGCTCGCGGACTTCGGCGCGGACGCCTCCGGCTTCACGGGGCGGGAACTGCTGGACGAGCACGTGATCATGGCCGACCTGGTGCTGACCGCGACCCGTGACCACCGGGCCCAGGTCATCTCCATGGGCCACTCGGCCGGCCTGCGTACCTTCACCCTGAAGGAGTTCACCCGTCTCGTCCGGGCCATCGACCCGACGACCCTGCCGCCGCTGGAGGAGGGCATGGTCGTACGCGCGCGTGCGCTGGTGCGTGCCGCGGCCGCTCTACGCGGGTGGCTTCTCGCGCCGACCGCGGAAGCGGACGAGGTCCACGACCCGTACGGGGCGCCATTGCCTTTCTTCCGGTCGGTGGGGGACGAGATACAGCAGGCGCTGGATCCGGTGGTGACGGCTTTGACGGGGGTTCCTGCGCGGGCTTGA